The following coding sequences are from one Rathayibacter sp. VKM Ac-2760 window:
- the fdhA gene encoding formaldehyde dehydrogenase, glutathione-independent, producing MSGNRAVAYKSPGVVEVIDIDYPTFELKDGPGVNPANIGRKLPHGAILRTVSTNICGSDQHMVRGRTTAPADLVLGHEITGEVVEVGPDVEFVKVGDIVSVPFNIACGRCRNCKERKTGICLNVNPDRPGSAYGYVDMGGWVGGQAEYVMVPYADWNLLVFPDRDQALEKILDLTMLSDIFPTGFHGAVTAGVGVGSTVYVAGAGPVGLAAAVGAQLLGAAVVIVADLNEERLAQARSFGCETVDVSKGDPAGQIEQILGVPEVDCGVDAVGFEAHGNGPDSGTEAPATVLNSLMSITAAGGALGIPGLYVTGDPGGVDEAAQEGSLSIRLGLGWAKSLSFTTGQCPVMKYNRALMMAILHDKVQIAKAVQATAISLDEAPQGYADFDKGAAKKFVLNPNGYLG from the coding sequence ATGTCGGGCAACAGAGCCGTCGCCTACAAGTCCCCCGGAGTCGTCGAGGTCATCGACATCGACTACCCGACCTTCGAGCTGAAGGACGGGCCGGGCGTCAACCCGGCCAACATCGGCAGGAAGCTGCCGCACGGCGCGATCCTCCGCACCGTCTCGACCAACATCTGCGGCTCGGACCAGCACATGGTCCGCGGCCGCACGACCGCGCCCGCCGACCTCGTGCTCGGGCACGAGATCACGGGCGAGGTCGTCGAGGTCGGGCCGGACGTGGAGTTCGTCAAGGTCGGCGACATCGTCTCGGTGCCGTTCAACATCGCCTGCGGCCGCTGCCGCAACTGCAAGGAGCGCAAGACCGGCATCTGCCTGAACGTGAACCCCGACCGGCCCGGCAGCGCCTACGGCTACGTCGACATGGGCGGCTGGGTCGGCGGCCAGGCCGAGTACGTGATGGTCCCCTACGCGGACTGGAACCTGCTCGTCTTCCCCGACCGCGACCAGGCGCTGGAGAAGATCCTCGACCTCACGATGCTGTCGGACATCTTCCCGACCGGCTTCCACGGCGCGGTCACCGCGGGCGTCGGCGTCGGCTCGACGGTGTACGTCGCCGGAGCGGGCCCGGTCGGGCTGGCCGCGGCCGTCGGCGCGCAGCTGCTCGGCGCGGCCGTCGTCATCGTCGCGGATCTCAACGAGGAGCGGCTCGCGCAGGCGCGCTCGTTCGGCTGCGAGACCGTCGACGTCTCGAAGGGCGACCCGGCCGGGCAGATCGAGCAGATCCTCGGCGTGCCGGAGGTCGACTGCGGCGTCGACGCGGTGGGCTTCGAGGCGCACGGCAACGGACCCGACTCGGGGACGGAGGCGCCGGCCACGGTGCTGAACTCGCTGATGTCGATCACCGCGGCGGGCGGCGCGCTCGGCATCCCCGGGCTCTACGTCACCGGCGACCCGGGCGGAGTGGACGAGGCCGCGCAGGAGGGCTCGCTCTCGATCCGCCTCGGGCTGGGCTGGGCGAAGTCGCTGTCCTTCACGACCGGCCAGTGCCCGGTGATGAAGTACAACCGCGCGCTGATGATGGCGATCCTGCACGACAAGGTGCAGATCGCGAAGGCGGTGCAGGCCACGGCCATCTCGCTCGACGAGGCGCCGCAGGGCTACGCCGACTTCGACAAGGGCGCCGCGAAGAAGTTCGTGCTGAACCCGAACGGCTACCTCGGCTGA
- a CDS encoding DUF6457 domain-containing protein → MTDQSNETPAPAPGSHEGSGPGDDTAALLASWWEELSAALELADVPVERDALLSLAGDAAHGVVRPAAPLTTFLAGYAAGLRGGDRAALEAAVQTSLETIRMRTNRS, encoded by the coding sequence GTGACCGACCAGTCGAACGAGACCCCCGCCCCCGCCCCCGGCTCTCACGAGGGCAGCGGCCCCGGTGACGACACCGCCGCGCTGCTCGCCTCGTGGTGGGAGGAGCTGAGCGCCGCACTCGAGCTCGCCGACGTGCCGGTCGAGCGCGACGCCCTGCTCTCCCTCGCCGGCGATGCGGCGCACGGCGTGGTGCGGCCGGCCGCTCCGCTGACGACGTTCCTCGCGGGCTACGCGGCGGGACTCCGGGGCGGCGACCGGGCGGCGCTCGAGGCGGCGGTGCAGACGTCGCTCGAGACGATCCGCATGCGTACGAACCGATCCTGA
- a CDS encoding NTP transferase domain-containing protein — MTDRPSTPPFDAVILAGGRGERLGGAAKPLLEHDGSTLLAHARAAVNGARRVVVAGPPELRGGVGAARLVQEEPAFGGPVAGLAAALPQLARDGAADWIAVLAADLVDPAPALDRLLTVAASADPAIDALLAVDGDGRAQLLLGLHRRAALTAAVGRLPEVDGASVRSLLAGSIVLHVEVPAGSTADVDGPADALRHGIAVPGAE; from the coding sequence GTGACCGACCGCCCGAGCACTCCCCCGTTCGACGCCGTGATCCTCGCCGGCGGACGGGGCGAGCGCCTCGGCGGCGCGGCCAAGCCCCTGCTCGAGCACGACGGCTCGACGCTGCTCGCGCACGCCCGCGCGGCGGTCAACGGCGCCCGACGCGTCGTGGTCGCGGGACCGCCGGAGCTCCGCGGCGGGGTCGGTGCGGCGCGCCTCGTCCAGGAGGAGCCGGCGTTCGGCGGACCGGTCGCCGGTCTCGCGGCGGCGCTCCCCCAGCTCGCGCGGGACGGCGCGGCCGACTGGATCGCCGTGCTCGCCGCTGACCTCGTCGATCCGGCCCCCGCGCTCGACCGGCTGCTGACGGTCGCCGCCTCCGCCGATCCGGCGATCGACGCCCTGCTCGCCGTCGACGGGGACGGTCGCGCGCAGCTTCTGCTCGGCCTGCACCGCCGAGCCGCGCTGACCGCCGCCGTGGGCCGACTGCCCGAGGTCGACGGCGCCTCCGTCCGCTCGCTCCTCGCGGGGTCGATCGTGCTGCACGTCGAGGTGCCGGCAGGATCGACCGCGGACGTCGACGGCCCCGCCGACGCCCTCCGCCACGGCATCGCTGTGCCGGGCGCAGAATGA
- a CDS encoding DNA polymerase III subunit gamma and tau, translating to MVAALYRRYRPETFAEMIGQSQVTDPLMTALRTNRVNHAYLFSGPRGCGKTTSARILARCLNCAQGPTDTPCGVCDSCVELSRDGQGSLDVVEIDAASHNGVDDARDLRERAIFAPARDRFKIFILDEAHMVTPQGFNALLKIVEEPPEHVKFIFATTEPDKVIGTIRSRTHHYPFRLVPPAQMLDYTQELCEREKVGVAAGVLPLVVRAGGGSVRDTLSLLDQLMAGSEDETVGYERAVALLGYTHGALLDEVVDALAEHDSAEAFGAVDRVIQTGQDPRRFVEDLLEKLRDLIVVAATGGAASAVLRGVSQDELDRMAGQSRALGLGELSRIADIVNEALTEMTGATSPRLHLELMIARTLVHGSGEGRGPASVVVPAPAAAQEAPARSRPAPETRAPESRAAESQTHDAHLPSRAATPSSVPESIAAAPRVETPVVSAAHAEAPVPAGAPAADAPEQRESRPAAAASAASAPSAADEPGGVTLQRMKDSWPEILEVVQKARMTAWLVAYTAQVRALKDDVLTLSFPSQNDVDSFKMAGSAGQPGVSEHLRQAIQQVLGLRVKYIARVEPRAAAPEAERAAVEAVAAPAAESPAAAAPSDPDGGRRSRSRPTRLRPRSPPSPRSSRPPPRTTPTCRSSPPRRGPLPRSRPRSRPCGPPQRPPPPLPPRCPAVRPTTSPRSTRSHRRRTCRRSSRRCPTPGPPSPRPVSPPLPLRPSPRPPCARRSGASPHRGRSPAPPARRRPTAGSATARPSSARSSAPSSSRSSRTSPVVRA from the coding sequence GTGGTAGCAGCCCTGTATCGCCGGTACCGGCCCGAGACGTTCGCCGAGATGATCGGCCAGTCGCAGGTGACCGATCCGCTCATGACGGCGCTGCGCACCAACCGCGTCAATCACGCCTATCTCTTCAGCGGCCCGCGCGGCTGCGGCAAGACCACGTCGGCGCGCATCCTCGCCCGCTGCCTCAACTGCGCCCAGGGCCCGACGGACACGCCCTGCGGCGTCTGCGACAGCTGCGTCGAGCTCAGCCGCGACGGCCAGGGCTCGCTCGACGTGGTCGAGATCGACGCGGCGAGCCACAACGGCGTCGACGACGCGCGCGACCTGCGCGAGCGCGCCATCTTCGCGCCGGCCCGCGACCGCTTCAAGATCTTCATCCTCGACGAGGCGCACATGGTCACGCCGCAGGGCTTCAACGCGCTGCTCAAGATCGTCGAGGAGCCGCCGGAGCACGTGAAGTTCATCTTCGCGACGACGGAGCCCGACAAGGTGATCGGCACCATCCGCTCGCGCACCCACCACTACCCGTTCCGGCTGGTGCCGCCCGCGCAGATGCTCGACTACACCCAGGAGCTCTGCGAGCGCGAGAAGGTCGGCGTCGCCGCGGGCGTGCTCCCGCTCGTCGTGCGCGCCGGCGGCGGCTCGGTCCGCGACACCCTGTCGCTGCTCGACCAGCTGATGGCCGGCTCCGAGGACGAGACGGTCGGCTACGAGCGCGCCGTCGCCCTGCTCGGCTACACTCACGGCGCCCTGCTCGACGAGGTCGTCGACGCCCTCGCCGAGCACGACTCCGCCGAGGCGTTCGGCGCGGTCGACCGCGTCATCCAGACCGGGCAGGACCCGCGCCGCTTCGTCGAGGACCTGCTGGAGAAGCTGCGCGACCTCATCGTCGTCGCCGCCACCGGGGGCGCGGCCTCCGCGGTCCTCCGCGGCGTCTCGCAGGACGAGCTCGACCGGATGGCCGGCCAGTCGCGCGCGCTCGGCCTCGGCGAGCTCTCCCGCATCGCCGACATCGTCAACGAGGCGCTCACCGAGATGACCGGCGCGACGTCGCCGCGCCTCCACCTCGAGCTGATGATCGCGCGCACCCTCGTGCACGGGTCCGGCGAGGGCCGGGGTCCGGCCTCCGTCGTCGTCCCGGCACCCGCGGCGGCGCAGGAGGCACCGGCCCGCTCCCGCCCGGCGCCCGAGACGCGAGCTCCGGAGTCGCGCGCCGCCGAGTCGCAGACCCACGACGCGCACCTCCCTTCCCGCGCGGCGACGCCGAGCTCCGTGCCCGAGTCGATCGCGGCGGCACCCCGCGTCGAGACCCCCGTGGTCTCGGCCGCGCACGCGGAGGCTCCGGTCCCCGCCGGCGCCCCTGCGGCCGATGCCCCCGAGCAGCGCGAGTCCCGTCCGGCTGCCGCCGCCTCCGCCGCGTCCGCCCCCTCCGCCGCGGACGAGCCCGGCGGCGTCACCCTCCAGCGGATGAAGGACTCCTGGCCCGAGATCCTCGAGGTCGTGCAGAAGGCCCGGATGACGGCCTGGCTCGTCGCCTACACCGCACAGGTGCGGGCGCTCAAGGACGACGTGCTCACCCTCTCCTTCCCGAGCCAGAACGACGTCGACTCGTTCAAGATGGCCGGCAGTGCGGGTCAGCCCGGCGTCAGCGAGCACCTCCGTCAGGCGATCCAGCAGGTCCTCGGCCTGCGGGTGAAGTACATCGCCCGCGTCGAGCCGCGCGCCGCCGCGCCCGAGGCCGAGCGCGCCGCGGTCGAGGCGGTCGCAGCGCCCGCCGCCGAGTCGCCCGCCGCCGCCGCGCCCAGCGACCCGGACGGTGGGCGACGGTCGCGATCCCGGCCGACCCGGCTCCGGCCGAGGTCGCCGCCGAGCCCGCGATCGAGTCGGCCGCCGCCCCGGACGACTCCGACGTGCCGGTCCTCGCCCCCTCGCCGCGGTCCGCTCCCGCGGTCCCGGCCGAGGAGCCGCCCGTGCGGCCCGCCGCAACGGCCGCCGCCGCCACTGCCGCCCCGGTGTCCCGCGGTCCGGCCGACGACGAGCCCCCGTTCGACGAGGAGCCACCGGAGGAGGACATGCCGCCGGTCGAGCCGCCGATGCCCGACTCCTGGGCCACCGTCGCCCCGCCCGGTGAGCCCACCACTCCCGCTGCGCCCGTCGCCCCGGCCCCCGTGCGCACGCCGGAGCGGCGCGAGCCCGCACCGCGGCCGGT